In Drosophila willistoni isolate 14030-0811.24 chromosome XR unlocalized genomic scaffold, UCI_dwil_1.1 Seg41, whole genome shotgun sequence, the following are encoded in one genomic region:
- the LOC111518710 gene encoding uncharacterized protein LOC111518710 has protein sequence MHYDLRSYRQARRQFSVRTYMYLAIWFILALIQWLIVCMIQEGRQKFRDLYYICFITFTLGILMFTIFIFCERLRYVKFINCLFSLIIVELQIISLFGLVVYSWWPDVLAFFGLCVLIIFLCLVIGAALPRHMDLTLDVAVLFIVAFVFLMVSVFFLLFLLIVWDTIPYAYIVVELAISLTIMFFVMYHAQTIHGNRFAEMRLDDFLLGSLILFHDFLIIYWLTFYWQIRYRPVTSDSYLATSPRTPTNKSKEYVMNTTTPDDLGVTVAPLNLTTKEGNKDDNKRIGYAFYDQDKQKDRDRDRIDIEDWSPSVSNDRKESDQVADSNDDRNEPAPDRSDWSVYRNRKKNRPFDDRTHRGKPKNPPVDDEWQDTNLHNNHDLSPKHKHHDANQRVPHHHRDIESNDDWILTTHDDINDEILAQPKNTRFHSHQERKYKKHPRNQINYKHEDVANLAQSSESPKRLEIVENFKDEVEILSTDDNKDQDEELIDEETVTTIERSDIEEVAEAIHDKHEFINLNKGTRKFDL, from the exons atGCATTACGATTTGCGCTCTTATCGTCAGGCACGACGACAATTCTCTGTGAGGACTTATATGTATCTTGCCATTTGGTTTATATTGGCTCTAATACAATGGCTAATTGTTTGCATGAT ACAGGAGGGACGTCAAAAGTTTCGtgatttatattatatatgttttatCACCTTTACTTTGGGCATTTTAATGTTTACCATTTTCATATTTTGCGAAAGACTACGCTACGTAAAGTTCATAAATTGTCTTTTCAGTTtaattata GTCGAATTACAGATTATATCGCTGTTTGGCTTGGTTGTTTACAGTTGGTGGCCCGAtgttttggcattttttggCCTATGTGTTTTAATCATTTTCTTATGCCTAGTCATAGGTGCAGCTCTGCCTAGACAT ATGGATCTTACTTTAGATGTGGCAGTTCTTTTCATTGTAGCCTTTGTATTTTTAATGGTTTCTGtcttttttctcttattcCTTCTGATTGTGTGGGATACGATACCATATGCATATATAGTTGTCGAATTAGCCATTAGCTTAACCATTATGTTT TTTGTGATGTATCATGCGCAAACGATTCATGGCAATCGTTTTGCTGAAATGCGATTAGATGATTTTCTGCTGGGTTCTTTAATACTGTTTCACGATTTTCTCATCATTTATTGGTTGACTTTCTATTGGCAAATTCGTTATAGACCTGTGACATCTGATTCTTATCTGGCAACTTCGCCACGCACACCAACAAATAAATCCAAAGAGTATGTTATGAACACCACCACACCTG ATGATCTTGGAGTTACAGTTGCCCCTTTGAATTTAACCACCAAAGAAGGGAATAAAGATGACAACAAACGAATTGGTTATGCATTTTATGATCAAGATAAACAAAAAGATAGGGACAGAGATCGTATTGATATAGAAGATTGGTCACCAAGCGTGTCTAACGATAGAAAAGAATCTGATCAAGTTGCCGATTCTAATGATGACAGAAATGAACCAGCACCAGACCGGAGCGATTGGTCCGTTTATCGAAATCGTAAAAAAAATCGTCCATTTGATGATAGAACTCATAGAGGCAAACCAAAAAATCCACCTGTTGATGATGAATGGCAAGATACAAATCTACATAATAATCATGATCTTTCGCCCAAACATAAACATCATGACGCCAATCAGCGGGTTCCACATCATCATAGGGATATTGAATCAAATGATGATTGGATACTGACAACTCACGATGATATAAATGATGAAATCCTGGCACAGCCTAAAAATACAAGATTCCATTCGCATCAGgagagaaaatacaaaaagcaTCCAAGGAATCAAATCAATTATAAACATGAAGATGTAGCAAATCTAGCACAAAGTTCTGAAAGTCCAAAACGGCTAGAAATTGTTGAAAACTTTAAGGACGAAGTAGAAATTCTATCAACGGACGATAATAAAGATCAAGATGAAGAACTAATTGATGAAGAAACCGTAACAACTATAGAAAGATCAGATATAGAGGAAGTAGCAGAAGCAATACACGACAAACATGAATTCATTAATCTAAACAAGGGCACACGAAAATTTGACCTATAA